The proteins below are encoded in one region of Micromonospora pisi:
- a CDS encoding C40 family peptidase → MAQKTGNRRGRHRRPLISPVLRPLAWSALLSGVVAFAFATPVYADPALPTTVPDTGSRPAVVGSLLLPGATAPAGGTGPTAPLPPLLNGPLATQIQAKETQLAVLGDELLQLRQDRDTAAGLLVTAQTQWQSAHEQLLKAQQAADVAAAEAFKEAAGLPPGALGSDLEGLGALSRLQKGAPAGADSIAPARELTRARAAEQTAREGQLAADARVATATTLFTTKETTFKQLEADLLKLKRDNADQLAAIERAREAAEQQLGPGSLNSDSVAGMVADPRALQAVQYALAQRGDPYVWAAEGPNEFDCSGLMWAAYRSAGYQLPRVAKDQYYATRARAVDRYSLLPGDLIFFASGSSWTTVHHVGMYIGGGKMVHAPNSGDVVKVSTVWWSRFYAATRIYGAVPAPTTTPNPTPTTTRPTPKPTATTPTPKPTATTPTPKPTTPTPTPKPTTPTPTPKPTTGSPDPTTGTGTPTTPGTPPTSTPPSTAPSPTPNPTTGSTPSASNNVTPSGT, encoded by the coding sequence ATGGCACAGAAGACGGGCAATCGACGAGGACGACACCGCCGACCGCTGATCAGCCCGGTGCTGCGGCCGCTGGCCTGGTCCGCGCTGCTCAGCGGAGTGGTCGCGTTCGCTTTCGCCACCCCGGTCTACGCCGACCCGGCTCTGCCCACCACCGTGCCGGACACCGGCTCCCGCCCCGCGGTGGTCGGTTCCCTGCTGCTGCCCGGTGCCACCGCGCCGGCCGGTGGCACCGGCCCCACCGCCCCGCTGCCGCCGCTGCTGAACGGCCCGCTCGCCACCCAGATCCAGGCCAAGGAGACACAGCTCGCCGTACTCGGCGACGAACTGCTCCAGCTACGCCAGGACCGGGACACCGCGGCCGGCCTGCTGGTGACCGCTCAGACGCAGTGGCAGTCGGCACACGAGCAGTTGCTCAAGGCACAGCAGGCGGCTGACGTCGCCGCCGCCGAGGCGTTCAAGGAGGCCGCCGGTCTGCCGCCGGGCGCGCTCGGCTCCGACCTGGAAGGGCTGGGGGCGCTGAGCCGCCTACAGAAGGGCGCGCCGGCCGGCGCGGACAGCATCGCTCCCGCCCGTGAACTCACCCGGGCCCGAGCGGCCGAGCAGACGGCACGCGAGGGACAACTCGCCGCCGATGCCCGGGTCGCCACCGCGACCACGCTCTTCACCACCAAGGAAACCACCTTCAAGCAGCTCGAAGCCGACCTGTTGAAGTTGAAGCGGGACAACGCGGATCAGCTCGCCGCGATCGAACGCGCCCGGGAGGCCGCCGAGCAGCAGCTCGGTCCCGGTTCGCTCAACAGCGACAGCGTCGCCGGAATGGTTGCCGACCCGAGAGCGCTGCAAGCGGTGCAGTACGCGCTCGCGCAGCGGGGCGATCCGTATGTCTGGGCGGCCGAAGGACCGAACGAGTTCGACTGCTCCGGCCTGATGTGGGCGGCCTACCGCAGTGCCGGCTACCAGCTCCCCCGGGTGGCGAAGGACCAGTACTACGCGACCCGGGCCCGGGCGGTCGACCGTTACTCGCTGCTCCCCGGGGACCTGATCTTCTTCGCCTCGGGCAGCAGTTGGACCACGGTGCACCACGTCGGCATGTACATCGGTGGCGGCAAGATGGTGCACGCCCCGAACTCGGGCGACGTGGTGAAGGTCTCGACCGTCTGGTGGTCGCGTTTCTACGCCGCGACCCGGATCTACGGGGCCGTACCGGCGCCGACCACGACGCCCAACCCGACGCCGACGACCACCCGGCCCACGCCGAAGCCGACGGCCACCACACCGACCCCGAAGCCGACAGCCACCACACCGACGCCGAAGCCGACAACTCCGACTCCGACGCCGAAGCCGACAACCCCCACACCGACGCCGAAGCCCACGACCGGTTCACCCGATCCCACCACCGGCACGGGTACGCCGACAACACCGGGCACTCCGCCGACGTCGACACCGCCGAGCACGGCGCCTTCGCCGACACCGAACCCGACCACCGGCTCCACGCCGTCGGCCTCGAACAACGTGACGCCGAGCGGCACGTAG
- the mqnE gene encoding aminofutalosine synthase MqnE, with translation MDAGRKRELEEKVYAGERLSRQDGEDLYDSDDLAWLGRLAHHRRTEINGDRVMFNVNRHLNLTNVCSASCAYCSFQRKPGEKDAYTMRIEEAVRKAKEMQDEQLTELHIVNGLHPTLPWRYYPKVLRELKAALPTVKLKAFTATEVQWFEKISGLPADEILDELIDAGLESLTGGGAEIFDWEVRQHIVDHACHWEDWSRIHRLAHSKGLKTPSTMLYGHIEEPRHRVDHVLRLRELQDETGGFTVFIPLRYQHDFVDSADGKIRNRIQARTTMASPAESLKTFAVSRLLFDNVPHVKCFWVMHGLSVAQLSLNFGVDDLDGSVVEYKITHDADSYGTPNTMHREDLLNLIWDAGFQPVERDTRYNVVREYDAPPTLAQRRAEPQQVWA, from the coding sequence ATGGATGCCGGACGCAAGCGTGAACTGGAAGAGAAGGTCTACGCCGGGGAGCGGCTGAGCCGGCAGGACGGCGAGGACCTCTACGACAGCGACGATCTGGCGTGGCTGGGGCGGCTGGCTCACCACCGTCGCACCGAGATCAACGGTGACCGGGTGATGTTCAACGTCAACCGCCACCTGAACCTGACCAACGTGTGCAGCGCCTCCTGCGCGTACTGCTCCTTCCAGCGCAAGCCGGGCGAGAAGGACGCGTACACGATGCGGATCGAGGAAGCCGTCCGCAAGGCCAAGGAGATGCAGGACGAGCAGCTCACCGAGCTGCACATCGTCAACGGTCTGCACCCGACGCTGCCCTGGCGTTACTACCCGAAGGTGCTGCGCGAGCTGAAGGCGGCGCTGCCGACGGTGAAGCTGAAGGCGTTCACCGCCACCGAGGTGCAGTGGTTCGAGAAGATCAGCGGTCTGCCGGCGGACGAGATCCTGGACGAGCTGATCGACGCTGGCCTGGAGTCGCTCACCGGTGGCGGTGCGGAGATCTTCGACTGGGAGGTCCGGCAGCACATCGTGGACCACGCCTGCCACTGGGAGGACTGGTCGCGGATCCACCGGCTGGCGCACTCGAAGGGGCTCAAGACCCCGTCGACGATGCTCTACGGCCACATCGAGGAGCCCCGGCACCGGGTCGACCACGTACTGCGGCTGCGTGAGTTGCAGGACGAGACCGGGGGCTTCACCGTCTTCATCCCGCTGCGCTACCAGCACGACTTCGTCGACTCGGCGGACGGCAAGATCCGTAACCGGATCCAGGCCAGGACCACGATGGCGTCCCCGGCCGAGTCGCTCAAGACCTTCGCGGTCTCCCGGCTGCTCTTCGACAACGTGCCGCACGTGAAGTGCTTCTGGGTGATGCACGGGCTGTCGGTCGCCCAGCTCTCGCTGAACTTCGGCGTGGACGACCTGGACGGCTCGGTGGTCGAATACAAGATCACCCACGATGCGGACTCGTACGGCACCCCGAACACCATGCACCGTGAGGACCTGCTCAACCTGATCTGGGACGCCGGGTTCCAACCGGTCGAACGGGACACCCGTTACAACGTGGTACGCGAGTACGACGCCCCGCCGACCCTGGCCCAGCGCCGGGCGGAGCCGCAGCAGGTCTGGGCCTGA